TAGCCTCCCCAGACACTACTGTAtagactcacacagacatacacacagtaacttaaaaaataagcaagctgacTATGCTGGTAAGCAGCaccctctgtggtctctgcttcaggtcctgcaTCCAGGCTCTTACTCAAATtccttccctgatttctttccatgatgaactgtgacatggaagtataagccaaacaaaccctttccttgccCCTAGTACTTATGGTCATGCCATTTATCACAACAGCAAGCTAGAACTGATCCTAGTTTTCCTTCTGAATGAGAACCTTTAACTTTCAGATTCCACCAGGACATAAGAATGTACTCTTTACAAATTCTATATAATAACTTTAacctgagaaaaaataaaaacatattttgatgtAGTTTCTCAAGATGAAAGCTTGCTATGTATCTAAGCACTGCAGCCTACCCTGTGTGTCCTAAGACGGTGGCGTGGTGCAGAGGTCCCCGCCCTTGGACATCTCTTTGGTTCACATTAGCACCATTCTGCAACAGGAACTCGCATGTCACCAAAGAGCCCTTAAAGAGAAGAAGATGACAATgtataaacacaaacaagaaagGGCACATCTGTATGTAAATCACAGAGGAATAGTTATATCTGTTTCTTCTCAGAGTTAATACAAAATTGTTTACAGTTTGAAGTCCAGCAAAACACACTACTCCCCCTGCATTATGAGAATTCTCTTCCAGCTTCACTTCTCAAGTCAGAAACTACCATGATGCTCAGAACTCATTAGGGAGAGAATTCTTTATTTCTAATCCCTCTTAGAACAATAAAATTAATGATGCTTAGTTTAGAATTTATGATATTTTTTACTTAACCAGATCAATGAAAATCTCAATGGATTAATTCACACCCCTAATACAGCCTGAATGCATTGATTCATACCCAATACAGCCTGAATGCATTAATTTATACCCCTAATACAGCCTGAATGCATTAATTCACACCCCTAATATAGCCCAAATGAATTGATTCACACCCCTAGTACAGCCTGAATGCATTGATTCACACCCCTAATACAGCCTGAATGCATTGATTCATACCCCTAATACAGCCTGAATGAGTGGTGTTGCTTGGTTTTCATCAGAATTAGCCCAGTTCACATCTGCACCATGAGCCAAAGCTTCAGCCATTTTGGGAAGGTTTTTTTCATATGAAGCCCTATAAAGCTGTAGTCCTGGATTAAGATGTTTAGAGTCAAGAAACACCGAAGACTCTTGCCTTTCTCCTTCTGGAAAGCAAAGCACAAATACATTAGTAAGAATGTGCTCGTACCACAGGATACAAATATTATAATAAGTACAGACAGAGTTTGCAAGACAGAAGAGTTCTGTTAGGTGAATGGCAGTGACTGGAATAGCAAAGTGAAGATGAACTTAAAGCTGGTAGGTATAAAGTTAAGAAtggtcagccgggcagtggtgatgcatacctttaatcccagcacttgggaggcagaggcaggtggatttctggtctacagagtgagtcccaggacagccagggctacacagagaaaccctctcttgaaaaaaacaacaacaaaaaatgaatggTCAAGGAGACAACTTCAGGACAGGTAAGCGTCTAGGATGCCttatagtgtatgtatgtgtatacacatacatataaatatatatgtatatatatttacatatatatgtatatacacatacgcTCAATTTTGAAAATGAACTCTTCAGCTCACGATGTGAACACTGTGACACAAGTATATGAGAGTCATTATTTCTTACAGACTAATCATTATAGTGTTATCTATACTCTAAAGTCTGAAGTCACAATAGATTAGATTTGAAATTTAACATATATGAGAAATTTTATTGCACTTAACATCTTTATTTCAGGGTGGGTTGGTCTGAGTGTGGAGGTCAttgaacaacttttgggagttggttttctccttccaccaagtgggtCTCTGTCTTAAACTCAGGTCAAAAGTATGGGCAACAGGTACTTTTgcctgccgagccatctcaccagtacatttttaagtatttgaGAAATTCTTAATGCCTGCTCTGTTCTATTAGGGACTGCTGCAAAATATAATTCCAGAGGCATTTCCTCTTATAATTAGTAACGCTGAAAGAAATGTTTTGACATTTCTACACATTTAACCCCTTCCCTGCGTTTCATTCTCATGTTTCAGTAATTCTTCTTTAGTAAATCTAAATCTTATAGTAAAAGTTGGggaaaagacaatttaaaaacacCAAAGGAGTGAGCAATAGGAAAGTATAATGGCAGAGTTATTCTTGGAATAAATATGctgaataaaagaaacacaaagattaCATACTAAAAGATCCCACTCCTCTCGACTAAACAAATGCCACCCTTTGCCATctgacaggaagcagagtggtGTTTAGGGACTGAGATCCTAAGAGGCAGGAGAGGCCAAGAGATAGGGTAATGGGAACATGGACACTCTCATGGGCGTGGCACGCAGCATGTGTATTACAcacattctaacacatcaactacgcttccttccctcccctctccaacaGGAAGGTGGGGAGCAAGGAGGAAGGACACCGGTCAACTGCTGGCCCTCGTGTGagcacacagatacaaacacgcCCGTGGAAGAACTGACATTTACCACATGCCTTTTACAACCAACTACACCAATCAACATAGGCTTCCATCAGGACTCACCGGGCTCGTATAAGCTGTTGGCGGATACAGTGGAAGGGAAAGCCTCTCGCCCATCATCAGAGCACTGCTGGATCCCACTGTCGTTACTTTTGACtgcgtttaaaaaaaaaaaaaggctagcgATTAAAGTTCACATCACTTAGAATACTGTCTCCCACAAGCAACGAGTTATAAAATGAGCTGGCACATGAAAACATGAACTTAGTCACCACCAGCACGACAAGCTTACTGCCATCTCAGTCCTTCTGTAACTTAGCTAACTGGAACATAAATAAATCACAGAGCCTGAAAATAAACTTTAACTTTCCAGAGTTCTGACACATCTCATTACCCCACGTGCTGGGAGGAGTGAAGAGCTTAATTACTGTATGGCTGTGGTAATGTGTAACCCTGAGACAATGGGCAACATCTAGAGAAATGGCCACACCACACAATGACCACTGGCACAGACTTGGAATGCTCCACAATAGTACTTACTACTACGCAGTTTTGAAGAAGTATCAAAGTAGGAGAAGAGTGAATCTAGCTCATCAGGACAGAACAGAGACTCCCGCCTGGCCTCGTCGCTATTTACAGCAGCCACTGGGGACATGCAAGTTAGCAAAGCACAAAGCAGGCCGTAAGAAGGGGGGGCAGGAAAAATCGTTACTGGGGAAGCGTGGGGAGAACATAGGAGGGAAACAGTGGTTAACCAGATACCCAGGGCTTTAGGTGTAATGCCTTACAATCCCAACTCCCCTGGCTATTGGGCAGCTGCACTCTGCAGAGTACAGACTGTACCTAGACATTCGAGCCATGGGACTCTCTCAGGTGGCAATCTTAAAGACAAAGAAATCCAGTTTTCCCTTAGAATGCACAGAAGGAAACAGGCCTCTAATATTtacaaaacaacaccaaaaaccCTACAATGGCCATAACCGTGAGATTCAAAAGGTGGTTTCTGCTCAAGGTAACACTGCAGGCAGAATACCTGGGGTGTGGACAGACGCTCTGGCATGGCTCAGCCTCTGGTCCTCACAGCTCTTGGAGATGTGCCTTTTCTCCTGCTCAGAAGGTGACAGCAACGTAGAGTATTTATCCACAAATTTCCTCTCCACATATTTTGCTCTGATATATGCCTCCTTCTCCTgtctgagaaacagaaaaatgacaaaatactCTATTTAGCCCCTTAGCATGAGTGCCACTAAATACTGAATCTAACAATAGTTCAAAGTAAATAGGGGTAGGGTGCCAGAAAAATGGCTCTGCAGTTACttggaagagtgcttgctgttcttccagaggacctggatccCACTCAtatcacaaccacccgtaacttCACGGAATTGAACACCCTCTTGTAAAGACTTGACATATAACGTTATACAATGTGAGTTTCTTCTAAATAAGAAGCTAATTTCACAGTCAGATGAAATACAAGGTAACTCACTGAAAACTTAGTTTCATGGCACTCCATGattctcttattttctgtctccatgtAGCAGTAGATATActctcttatattttatattagaaacaTTGCTAGGAAAactaaaaagatatatatataatatatatatatacatacatacatacatacctgttaacattaatttcatttttactaGAGATACTGTCATATCCTGAACAATCACTATTGATGGTCATAATTTTTCAGATAATAACtataataaacatataatgtTCCAGCTTTATAGTagagaaaaagtaattttctctAATTATATAACCATAAAACACACCTGTTTCAGCCAGTCGGTGTGGCGcacaactttagtcccagcacttaggaggcagaggctggcagatcgctgagagttcaaggctagcctagtctacagagtaagttccaggactaccagggctacacaaagagaaaacctgtctcaaaaacaaacaaacaaacaaacagacaaacaacaaaatatatatgcCTGTTCTGTAATtttccctattttattttaaaatgctttggtCTTTGGTTAAAATAGCAGAGCCCAAGGTCTAATAACTTACACTGGTGTAGTTCAAATCTCAACATAGGATTATGGCAAATGCAATtctaattctaaaaataaagaatcCTCCTGACTAAACCCAGTATCAAACACAGAGACTAAGTCTCCAAAGGCCCCGACTCTAGCAGCTTCCTCCAGAAGACTCTGTGTGGACCTACAAGTCTGATTTCGGTCAAGCTGCCTTTCTCAGAGTCTTTGATTTGGAAGCTGCACAGAGGCACCCACCAAGTTTGTGATCATGAAAAAGAATTCACAGTAGATAGTAGAAACTTTGACTCATTAATAAACAGActacttgtgtgtgtggtatgtatacgtttgtgtgtacacatgtgtgtgcactggtATGCACAAAGGCACATGGAACCCAAAGGTCAACACCAGGCATAGTCTTCAAGCactagcttgcttgcttatttatttatttatttatttatttagatctgACCCTTTACTGAACCTAGAATTGACTAATCTAAtgagactagctggccagcaagcccatcagatcccatctctgcctctccagcgctgggattacagcaaGCACTGCCTCACACACCTTGCTTTTAACATAGGTGCTAAGGAACCAAACTAAGGCTTGAGCCTGAGCAGTGCTTCCTTTTAAATGCCTTCCACCGACAGAACTTTGAACCACTTGAAAGGCAAAGAACTTTGACATTCCTATGTGGAGTGTTCGTATGTTTCGTTGTCACCTAAAGACTACAAATGATTGACTCCCCAGTAAGATGCCTGGGTTGAATGAGCACAGTAAAGACTGACACAGTCACACTGAAACAGAAGTAATGATGATGACGTCTAAATATTCCAGCATTTTCTGATTACGGAGGAAGTAGCACATTAAGATAATCATACCTTTGTCCTGGCTGTGGTTTCTTTACTCCCATTTTTTCCAGTTTAGCTTCATAAATACGATTTATAACATCATTCCCCAATTCACACATAAGCTATttggcaagaaaataaaaacacaagctaAAAATTAAAAGTCCTAAAAATAAGCTAAACTTTAAAATTCCTGTAAGTGGGCACAATTAACTAATTCCTCTTTACAGACTGCAATTGTTCATTccacaaagaaattttaaagttaaaatgagCCAAAGGCTGAGTTTGTTAAACAATTCTTTATCAGAATACTATCACTCCTATAACAAGTATTTAACAGAtagcatccatgcatccatccatcctgcAAGGGGGCCAgcacctctgcaggcacctgctcTTGGTGTACACATCCACATGCAGactcaaacatatacacataattaaagataacAATAAACCTCTACATAAAAGGCATACTtatcacatctatctatctatctatctatctatctatctatctatctatctatctatctatctatctatatcactATATATCACAGACTATTAACTTCACATGTCCATACTTGGGCAAGATGTCTGAGACTGAAGCATCATGTGCAGTCAAACAGAGCAAGGACTAGCCAATTCAAGGACAGTGAATTAAAATTAGACATACTTTTTTAAATGTCCCTCACTCCCACTTTATAGAAATATTAAGATTTATCTGACAGAGTTCATTGAATTCACTCACAGACTCTCCGTGTATTTCAGTCCTACCACCAAACAACTACTAACTCCTTGTCCACTGTTACAAAGCTTTTTAGACTTTTCCTCCTGGGccatctccttctctccttcagtctccactCCCCCACTCTGTTAGCTTATCTACCATCACCTGTGAAATGTTTCCATGCAAATATTTATCTCACCTTTAAGAGCTCCGGCTCCCAAGTGTCTAAAGTTAAAGATCTCACTTTTGAAAAATGAACCCCAAGACTCCTACACAGGGGAAAAGATAGCattattcttaatataaaattatcaagCCACTATTTGTGCATTTATCCACACACACAGAAGCGCCCACATATAAATATGGATGGATCCTCTGGCCACTAATGAATGATGAACTAAAGTCATCAAAAACACATTACAAACTAAAATTATTCACTATATCAAATATGCAACTATAATCTAGTAATTAAATTAGGGAACTGGGAAAAAGACCCGCTAACAAAAACACCAACAACAATTTGCAGCATGTACTTAACCCAAAGGAATGCTCCACTCTGAATGAGCATACGCACCGATGAATCCCAGAGCACTCAATACACAAGGTAATGCCCAGGTTGATGCTGGCCCACCGTGGGTCTGCCAGACCACAGTCACAACAGCTGGTGTTGCCAGGGATACACTGGACACGCTGCAGAGCACTTTCTCCTTTCAGTAACTTCTCTTTGGATTCATTTCCAGAATCTAGGCTTCCTGTTGATGGAGACGACTTCTTATCCAGTTTCTGAAAGAATTAACAATTATTTGGTGTTTTATTGCTTTTTGTAAAGGACAGTAAGAACTTGCTGCATGTTAAATACTGCAAACAAAAGCTTCCAACCCATCGATTATGCATCTATTCCAACAGGCACTATTCTGGGCACTGGAGACACAGAAGTTTTTATGAACAGGCTTCCTCAATGAGGGGAAATGTACACGTTTACAATTCGGTGATGGCTGACACTGGACACATGAACAAGAGATGAGGGCAGAAAGGGAAAGGCAGGGTAGGAGACATGATATTACTAAGACCTAATAATAAgatataatcctggcacttggcaagctgaggcaggatgatgaTAATAAGCTGAGCCTTAGCTACACAGGAAGGCcctctcaaaagaacaaaacaaaaagagtaaagTACTTTACGCCACAGTCCCCCAAAGTGTTAACTGTAGGCAAGTTTCTCCAATTACCACAGTTAATGAACAGAAAAACTATGCTATGATACagtaaaatactataaaatataccATTTTCATagtgaacaaaaaacaaaacatgatatgCAAAAAGCTAATTTTTATAAGTGCATGGCCACACCAATGATAAAGATTATTTAATAAGCAATGTTTAATAACACACAATAATCACCAGCCAAATTCCAAGATATGGCTCTTGATTATAAGCATGTAAAGGTACAGTCAGAAGTCTTCATGCTTAAATGCGTCCCACCCTGTACAAGCCGGTACGTTAGCACAGAAGCACTGCAGACAGAATGTGTCCCACTCTGTACGAGCCAGTGCGTTAGCACAGACGCACTGCAGACAGAATGTGTTTCACCCTGTACGAGCCAGTGCATTAGCACAGAAGCACTGCAGACAGAATGCACCCCACCCTGTACTAGCCAGTGTGTTAGCACAGAAGCTCTGCAGACAGAATGTGTCCCACCCTGTACGAGCCAGTGCATTAGCACAGAAGCACTGCAGACAGAACTTGattcttgtttgtcttttctgAAAAAGCATTAGGGAGGGCTTAGCAAACAACACAATTAGGGGATAAGGAATTCCTGAGGCCtgtgaggagagaaaggagagcagaGCGCCCACTTAAAGATCACAGCCTTGTGTAGGCTGCTGGATCCTACACAGGATCAGAAGGATGCCTGCTTGGGACACATGTGAGTCAATTCCAGACAGAAAAACAATGGCAATAATGGATTATGACATACTGAATAAGAGAAAAGCACAtaggaacacaggtaaacatttGTTACAAGTTCAAATTCAACTGGGCAAGGAACAGAATATTTACAACTTTAATGTACACCTCCCCCCCAAATACTTATTCCCCACAGGTAGAAGAGTACCTCACAATGGAAAGATGGGACAGATAAAACTATGTGCCACTTCAAAGCTTGGCCTGAGAACACagtatttacataaaatgttcTTCCCAAATATGTAAAACCCAGCGAAATAACTAGTCTGTGATTTTCAAACTTCCAAGGTCTAAGGTCAGAGGGAGACATGACGACTACGGCATAGTTTGGCTGTACAGAGCATTCCTGGGGCAATCTTTAAACACGAGGCATTTACCAAGGACCATGTCTCCACTGTGATGTCTGTACCACGAGCAGGCAGGAGAGCTCATCCCAGGTTCATGGAAGGTGCTTGTTAAAGTAGGAACTGGAGGCTGGCAACGTACTCTTCAAGTAGTATCCAAACCTAACAGCCCAAGAATTTCTTGGCTCCATTTCTCAAGGCTTTTATTCATGGACAACAcaagctttcctttttttttttcctttttatttaatgttGATTTAAAACTAAAACGTTAAACTCACAAAGTACTTATTATTgacaaaaaaataccaaaatattcaGGAGAAAAACCACTAGCATGGGACCACTTTATTTCAACCTGGAATGtacattcaaatattaaaataaagatatatttagaCACCAAAAGAGAACAGTAGCTACAGGCTGGAGATAAAGCTCAGGCAGAAGAatcttgtctagcatgcacaaagcccagaGCCTGATCTCAAACACAACCTAAAATCTGGTGTGGAAATGAacgcctgtgatcccagccctcaggaggcacaagcaggaggatcacaaattcaaggtcccaagccagcctgggctacatgaactgtcaaaaaaggaatataaaagAGAGAATGtaggaaatgaaaacaagtgGGTAAGGAAAGGGGGAGGGCATACAGAAAGATACAAAAAGATAGCAGAACCGAAatccaaaatttaaaacatctcaATTTATCAAACATGTCCCACAAAAAGGATGCCATAAGCATGCCTTACAAGTGAGATTTAAAACACTGAGCAATAGTTCCCATGATACTGACCACACCTCTACTAACCTCTGATTCATCGCCCTTTTCTCTATAAGCAGTTGCAATACTGGTCTGAACAGCCTTAATCCAGGCCTGGCGAAGCTTTTCGGAATCTGCCTGGAGCATACAACTTCTAAAAGGAAACAGCATCATTTTGTCAGACAAGAAATCAGAAGGGGAAAAATCCACACACTTTTTtctcacacatttttaaaaaagaatgtatgtgtattagtgttttgctaGAATGTAAGTCTGTGTACCACTGTGTGCGTGATGCCCTTGAAGGCCAAAGGAGGGTATGAGAGAGACCCCAGGCCTGCAGTCATGGCCAGGTGTGCCACCAACGTGTGTTCTGCAAAGTGAACCCTGGTCCTTGGAAAGAGTGGCTAGTGCTCTTGACTGgcgagccacctctctagctgcctagtaataatttttaacaaaaaggTAATAATTTTTAGCAAAAAGTAATTTTAGTTGGAAG
This genomic window from Mastomys coucha isolate ucsf_1 unplaced genomic scaffold, UCSF_Mcou_1 pScaffold12, whole genome shotgun sequence contains:
- the Acap2 gene encoding arf-GAP with coiled-coil, ANK repeat and PH domain-containing protein 2 isoform X9, which gives rise to MKMTVDFEECLKDSPRFRAALEEVEGDVAELELKLDKLVKLCIAMIDTGKAFCAANKQFMNGIRDLAQYSSNDAVVETSLTKFSDSLQEMINFHTILFDQTQRSIKAQLQNFVKEDLRKFKDAKKQFEKVSEEKENALVKNAQVQRNKQHEVEEAANILTATRKCFRHIALDYVLQINVLQSKRRSEILKSMLSFMYAHLAFFHQGYDLFSELGPYMKDLGAQLDRLVVDAAKEKREMEQKHSTIQQKAALQDFSSDDSKLEYNVDAANGIVMEGYLFKRASNAFKTWNRKKPDHIRRWFSIQNNQLVYQKKFKDSPTVVVEDLRLCTVKHCEDIERRFCFEVVSPTKSCMLQADSEKLRQAWIKAVQTSIATAYREKGDESEKLDKKSSPSTGSLDSGNESKEKLLKGESALQRVQCIPGNTSCCDCGLADPRWASINLGITLCIECSGIHRSLGVHFSKVRSLTLDTWEPELLKLMCELGNDVINRIYEAKLEKMGVKKPQPGQRQEKEAYIRAKYVERKFVDKYSTLLSPSEQEKRHISKSCEDQRLSHARASVHTPVAAVNSDEARRESLFCPDELDSLFSYFDTSSKLRSIKSNDSGIQQCSDDGREAFPSTVSANSLYEPEGERQESSVFLDSKHLNPGLQLYRASYEKNLPKMAEALAHGADVNWANSDENQATPLIQAVLGGSLVTCEFLLQNGANVNQRDVQGRGPLHHATVLGHTG